From the genome of Methanorbis furvi, one region includes:
- a CDS encoding methanogenesis marker 15 protein — MSEQPVRIAQITCGAEYSGIQNEITTAAETVGGKMFYPDVALKDVKRAYKDFGLPVKSPDLKLAIARTQAIVEGRIEADGIFIASCFRCAEAAIVRNELRRYIVENSRIPVVSYSFNERTGSSTLLTRLEALTTIARRRSLMAREVQVGTTMGVDSGSSTTKCIIMQDDKIIGTGWRPTTEVLKSADEVVALALEESGLRISDIQATATTGYGRFLVGKHLKADLVQEELTVNSKGAVYLAGAQKGFATVIDIGGMDNKAISVNDGIPGSFTMGGICAGASGRFLEMTAKRLDVDITELGALSMKSDGGENVPMNSYCIVFGTQSLVNALAAGYSREDVAAAACHSVAQQVYEQQLQEVDIKEPVIMVGGSSLIQGLVRAMGRMLNTEVVVPHHSQYIGATGGALLSSGFIDKKKEA, encoded by the coding sequence ATGAGTGAACAGCCGGTGAGAATTGCCCAGATTACCTGCGGCGCAGAGTACAGCGGAATTCAGAACGAAATTACGACAGCCGCAGAAACGGTCGGCGGCAAAATGTTTTATCCTGACGTTGCGTTAAAGGATGTCAAACGCGCCTACAAAGACTTTGGTCTGCCGGTGAAAAGCCCGGACTTAAAACTCGCAATTGCGCGAACTCAGGCAATCGTTGAAGGACGAATCGAGGCCGACGGAATATTTATTGCCAGCTGTTTCCGGTGTGCAGAAGCGGCAATTGTCAGAAACGAACTGAGACGATATATTGTGGAAAACTCCCGCATTCCGGTCGTCTCCTACTCGTTCAACGAACGAACCGGCTCGTCCACACTGCTCACCAGACTTGAAGCACTCACTACCATTGCCCGCCGCCGCAGTCTGATGGCGCGTGAGGTGCAGGTTGGAACCACAATGGGCGTGGACTCAGGCTCCTCGACCACGAAATGCATCATCATGCAGGACGACAAAATCATCGGTACCGGATGGAGACCGACGACCGAAGTTCTGAAGAGTGCTGACGAAGTCGTTGCACTTGCCCTCGAAGAGTCGGGTCTCAGGATATCTGATATTCAGGCAACCGCAACAACCGGATACGGCAGATTTTTAGTCGGCAAACATCTGAAGGCAGACCTGGTGCAAGAAGAGTTGACCGTGAACTCGAAGGGAGCGGTGTATCTCGCAGGCGCTCAGAAAGGATTTGCCACCGTCATTGACATCGGCGGTATGGACAACAAAGCGATCAGCGTGAACGACGGAATTCCGGGTTCGTTTACGATGGGCGGTATCTGTGCCGGCGCATCGGGACGGTTCCTTGAGATGACCGCAAAACGTCTGGACGTTGACATCACCGAGCTTGGCGCTCTTTCGATGAAGAGCGACGGCGGCGAAAATGTGCCGATGAACAGTTACTGTATTGTGTTCGGCACCCAGTCGCTCGTAAACGCTCTTGCCGCCGGATACTCGCGTGAGGACGTCGCAGCTGCGGCTTGTCACAGCGTTGCCCAGCAGGTGTATGAACAGCAGTTGCAGGAGGTCGACATCAAAGAGCCGGTGATTATGGTCGGCGGCTCGTCGTTGATTCAGGGACTGGTGCGTGCAATGGGACGGATGCTGAACACCGAAGTCGTTGTCCCGCACCACTCGCAGTACATCGGCGCAACCGGCGGCGCACTGCTCTCCTCAGGATTTATTGATAAGAAGAAGGAGGCGTAG
- a CDS encoding methanogenesis marker 5 protein, which yields MAKVFIYPATSLILSDLVARFGHEPLGSAVAIREHIQTPGFDSPPIQMTSDDPQKGLKWAAVEVPSGIRGRMSLYGPMVEEAEAAIIIDEPDLAFGCMGCARTNELLCFMLRERDIPRLELRYPTSKEEGVTFVAAIKEFLAELEVKKHE from the coding sequence ATGGCAAAAGTATTCATCTATCCGGCGACCAGCCTCATCTTATCCGATCTCGTGGCACGCTTCGGTCACGAACCGCTCGGCTCAGCAGTTGCAATCCGCGAACACATTCAAACCCCGGGATTTGACTCACCCCCGATTCAGATGACCTCCGACGATCCGCAGAAGGGTCTCAAATGGGCAGCGGTCGAGGTGCCGTCCGGTATCCGCGGACGCATGTCACTGTATGGTCCAATGGTCGAAGAAGCTGAAGCTGCGATCATCATCGATGAACCCGACCTTGCATTCGGCTGCATGGGCTGTGCAAGAACCAACGAACTCCTCTGTTTCATGCTCCGCGAACGTGACATCCCGCGTCTTGAACTCAGGTATCCGACATCAAAAGAAGAAGGCGTAACATTTGTTGCAGCGATCAAAGAGTTTCTTGCAGAACTTGAGGTGAAAAAACATGAGTGA
- a CDS encoding methanogenesis marker 6 protein: MKPYVPQYVGTVTKYVFVDSPNTTPQDIATAAYEIAQGVMIKETCFGCQITGSPEDVDRIIAHLRKMDPYRIYVKDRGFPPGDSRRCRADLGGARPGYLGHEYEMGMVRYIAHGLEETDKMTKKELRAAAAKELPMPDALDVDILTSLIKEE; the protein is encoded by the coding sequence ATGAAACCCTACGTGCCCCAGTATGTAGGAACCGTCACCAAGTACGTGTTCGTCGACTCGCCAAACACAACGCCTCAGGACATCGCAACCGCAGCATACGAAATAGCGCAGGGAGTCATGATCAAAGAGACCTGTTTTGGGTGTCAGATCACCGGCAGCCCGGAGGACGTGGACCGGATCATCGCCCACCTGCGAAAAATGGATCCGTACCGGATCTATGTCAAAGACCGTGGATTTCCTCCCGGAGACTCCCGCAGATGCCGTGCCGACCTTGGCGGCGCACGGCCCGGATACCTCGGTCACGAATATGAAATGGGCATGGTCCGCTACATCGCCCACGGTCTTGAAGAGACCGACAAAATGACGAAAAAAGAACTGAGAGCCGCAGCCGCAAAGGAACTGCCGATGCCGGACGCGCTTGATGTCGATATTTTAACATCACTCATCAAGGAGGAGTAA
- a CDS encoding methanogenesis marker 3 protein, producing the protein MTTMHLYLNGETIEAKAGATLATILPDHPAGCSIAVLRPGTGAESKETAHLRFTTTAGDIVVELLPGVVLPVPTGDDLDANLRVHWEDKYAAAFGPFHADFVPDHQPYRYDRGVVALGCGGYDANTSYLMFSRLQHMADHGAAAGGAVLGTVISGLGIMNRWRNGDRITKIEHVFSSVDKTSATVTTDLSLKLEDGMQIFSEIRINAEGYDEDHGKIDTACTDSVEHLLFTMRNASYTVDRTASAYIRDHTEGRLNVPMERQKPRREGTVTVRTSGKSSGAVYIYTKDVPSNQHHTRTGTVTRGVELARFATAGTKLSVKVVPEQLDLRGLPLGEAVALAKSRGLRVFADNRDVAGRVVIDQKPATTLELLKEGKVELVTVALTEVIDVAFDYANAPLTIDLFRRVTGLKIYAIGSMPFFYNIDEEMYLFKPEFPSGVNIIPENVPKKSPPPYALAITNDARRARGMAGVRSVTNNEYGPTGEPFEGTNVIGRIIDVDKLPLIKEGATVFIREVKP; encoded by the coding sequence ATGACAACCATGCACCTGTATCTGAACGGTGAAACAATCGAGGCAAAAGCGGGCGCAACCCTTGCAACAATTCTGCCTGACCATCCGGCGGGATGCAGCATCGCCGTTCTTCGGCCCGGCACCGGCGCTGAATCAAAAGAGACCGCACATCTCAGATTCACCACCACCGCCGGCGACATCGTCGTTGAACTCCTGCCGGGCGTCGTGCTGCCGGTTCCAACCGGCGACGATCTGGACGCCAACCTCCGCGTTCACTGGGAAGACAAGTACGCAGCAGCGTTTGGACCGTTCCACGCCGACTTCGTCCCTGACCACCAACCCTACCGGTACGACCGCGGCGTTGTCGCACTCGGATGCGGAGGATACGACGCAAACACCTCATACCTCATGTTTTCCCGGCTCCAGCACATGGCAGACCATGGCGCAGCTGCGGGCGGCGCTGTGCTTGGAACCGTCATCTCCGGTCTTGGCATCATGAACCGGTGGCGAAACGGCGACCGGATCACCAAAATCGAACACGTTTTCTCTTCAGTCGACAAAACCAGCGCAACCGTCACGACTGATCTCTCCCTGAAACTCGAGGACGGCATGCAGATATTTTCTGAGATCCGCATCAACGCCGAAGGCTACGATGAAGATCACGGAAAAATTGACACCGCCTGCACCGACTCGGTTGAACACCTGCTTTTCACCATGCGAAACGCCAGCTACACGGTGGACCGGACCGCGTCAGCATACATCCGCGATCACACCGAAGGCAGACTCAATGTGCCGATGGAACGCCAGAAACCCAGGCGTGAAGGAACCGTCACCGTCCGCACTTCAGGAAAAAGTTCTGGCGCAGTCTACATCTACACCAAGGATGTGCCAAGCAACCAGCACCACACCCGCACCGGAACCGTGACCCGCGGCGTGGAACTCGCACGGTTTGCAACCGCAGGAACAAAACTCTCAGTCAAAGTTGTGCCAGAACAACTCGACCTCCGCGGGCTTCCGCTCGGTGAAGCCGTGGCTCTGGCGAAATCCCGCGGGCTTCGGGTGTTCGCTGACAACCGCGATGTTGCAGGACGCGTCGTCATCGACCAGAAACCCGCAACGACGCTTGAACTCCTCAAAGAAGGAAAAGTCGAGCTGGTAACCGTTGCACTCACCGAAGTCATTGACGTTGCATTTGACTATGCAAATGCTCCACTCACAATCGACCTGTTCCGCCGTGTAACCGGTCTGAAAATTTACGCAATCGGCAGCATGCCGTTCTTTTACAACATCGACGAAGAGATGTACCTCTTCAAACCAGAGTTCCCTTCAGGCGTCAACATCATCCCGGAAAACGTTCCGAAGAAAAGCCCGCCGCCGTATGCTCTCGCCATCACCAACGACGCACGCAGAGCACGCGGCATGGCAGGCGTGCGGTCGGTAACAAACAACGAGTACGGACCGACCGGCGAACCGTTTGAAGGAACCAACGTGATCGGCAGAATCATCGATGTGGACAAACTCCCGCTCATCAAAGAAGGGGCTACCGTCTTCATCCGCGAGGTAAAACCATGA
- the atwA gene encoding methyl coenzyme M reductase system, component A2 encodes MTKPFITIKDLCMDFPANPADPSDNAPACNTSEMVRVLDHINLEIAEGEIVGVIGRSGCGKTVLIHLVRGIDHPPTSGSIIYHVAVCQKCGKIELPSAAGTACDCGGRFKEKDIDFWAPENEGIKTQIMAKTAIMFQRTFGLYGNDRVIENVLRALDDINYPAEKSIGRAADLLEEVRLSHRMMHIARDLSGGEKQRVVLARQLAREPIFLFADEPTGTLDPKTAKIVHDLLKEVAKEKNMGMLITSHFSQVLEDVADRAVLLDDGKIVKVGSADEIIEAFMAGYKDDLQYIDQEIGNPIVRADHLAKRFIAVDRGVIRAVDNISFEINEREIFGIIGVSGGGKTTLSKMIAGLYEPTDGKLEIRIGDEWIDMTKPGYLYRGRAKQYVGLLHQEYDLYPHRTIIDNLTDAIGLEFPKELATRKAMITLQMAGFTEKKAKDVLGRYPSSLSEGEKHRVALAQVLIREPRIILLDEPTGTMDPITKVDVKHSIIHAREEMDETFVIVSHDMEFVRDVCDRCMFMRGGKIIGIGPTHEILATLTDAEKDIMARAVANERDRVAANAPKSVPTQADPKGDEVPEQDAGVLHGSTDEMFEM; translated from the coding sequence ATGACGAAACCATTTATCACCATAAAGGACCTCTGCATGGATTTTCCTGCAAATCCTGCCGATCCTTCCGATAATGCCCCGGCCTGCAATACGTCGGAGATGGTACGTGTTCTGGACCACATCAACCTCGAGATCGCCGAAGGAGAAATTGTTGGAGTCATCGGACGATCAGGATGCGGAAAAACCGTACTCATCCACCTCGTTCGCGGCATCGACCACCCCCCGACCTCAGGCTCAATCATCTATCATGTTGCAGTCTGTCAAAAATGCGGCAAAATAGAACTGCCGAGTGCCGCAGGCACCGCCTGCGACTGCGGCGGCCGCTTCAAAGAAAAAGACATCGACTTTTGGGCACCGGAAAACGAAGGAATCAAAACGCAGATCATGGCAAAAACCGCCATCATGTTCCAGCGCACCTTTGGTCTCTACGGCAACGACCGTGTCATCGAAAACGTCCTTCGGGCTCTCGACGACATCAACTATCCGGCAGAAAAATCCATCGGCAGAGCAGCCGACCTCCTCGAAGAAGTCAGACTCAGCCACAGAATGATGCACATCGCCCGCGACCTCTCCGGCGGAGAAAAACAGCGTGTCGTCCTCGCACGCCAGCTCGCCCGCGAACCAATATTTCTCTTCGCCGACGAACCCACCGGAACCCTTGACCCGAAAACCGCCAAAATCGTACACGACCTCTTAAAAGAAGTCGCCAAAGAAAAGAACATGGGAATGCTCATCACCTCCCACTTCTCCCAGGTCTTAGAAGACGTCGCCGACCGTGCCGTCCTTCTTGACGACGGCAAAATCGTCAAAGTCGGATCAGCTGACGAAATCATCGAAGCCTTCATGGCAGGATACAAAGACGACCTCCAGTACATCGATCAGGAGATCGGAAACCCGATCGTTCGTGCCGACCATCTCGCAAAAAGATTCATCGCCGTTGACCGAGGCGTCATCCGAGCAGTTGACAACATCTCCTTTGAAATAAACGAACGCGAAATATTCGGCATCATCGGTGTCTCCGGCGGAGGAAAAACCACCCTCTCCAAAATGATCGCAGGATTGTATGAGCCGACCGACGGAAAACTTGAGATCAGAATCGGTGATGAATGGATCGACATGACCAAACCCGGCTACCTCTACCGCGGCCGGGCAAAACAGTACGTCGGACTCCTGCATCAGGAGTATGACCTCTATCCCCACCGAACCATCATCGATAATTTAACCGATGCAATCGGTCTTGAGTTTCCTAAAGAGCTTGCCACCCGCAAAGCAATGATCACTCTTCAGATGGCAGGGTTCACCGAAAAGAAAGCAAAAGACGTGCTTGGCCGCTACCCCTCAAGCCTCTCTGAAGGAGAAAAACACCGTGTAGCCCTTGCTCAGGTCCTCATCCGCGAACCAAGAATCATCCTCCTTGACGAACCCACCGGAACCATGGACCCGATCACCAAAGTCGACGTCAAACACTCCATCATCCATGCACGCGAAGAGATGGACGAAACATTCGTCATCGTCTCGCACGACATGGAGTTCGTCCGTGACGTCTGCGACCGGTGTATGTTCATGCGCGGCGGAAAAATCATCGGCATCGGTCCGACCCATGAAATTCTTGCAACCCTCACCGACGCAGAAAAAGACATCATGGCACGTGCAGTTGCAAACGAACGCGATCGGGTTGCCGCCAATGCACCAAAATCCGTTCCGACTCAGGCCGATCCCAAAGGAGACGAAGTGCCTGAACAGGACGCAGGAGTACTGCACGGTAGCACGGATGAGATGTTTGAGATGTGA
- the fen gene encoding flap endonuclease-1 — protein MGVALRPLIADYKEVLPWDRLGGIAAIDAYNALYQFLSGIRQPDGTPLMDEEGRITSHLSGLLFRTANLVEKNITPVYVFDGKPPKFKEATLAERRVIRENAKESWERAVKEGDEESARKYAMASSKVDAFILESSKELLTALGIPWVQAPEEGEAQSAYMAAAGDVTYAVSQDYDSLLFGAPKLLRNLTVSGKRRVNGKMVAVYPEQLLLDQVLGGLEMTQVDLIAAALLIGTDYNSGVKGVGPKTAVKLVKEGKFAERILESENAAEPEELIRYFLEPPVEKQYTIAKKAPVRERVVEILCEQHGFSEERVAAGLERLGSTKGQATLDSWFS, from the coding sequence ATGGGTGTTGCGCTGCGCCCGCTGATTGCGGATTATAAGGAGGTACTCCCATGGGACCGGCTGGGCGGTATTGCGGCGATTGATGCATATAATGCGCTGTATCAGTTTTTGAGCGGAATCCGCCAGCCGGACGGGACGCCGCTGATGGATGAGGAGGGACGGATTACGTCTCACTTGAGCGGTCTTTTGTTTCGGACGGCAAATCTGGTGGAGAAGAATATTACGCCGGTGTATGTTTTTGATGGGAAACCGCCGAAGTTTAAGGAGGCGACGCTTGCGGAGCGGCGGGTTATTCGGGAGAATGCGAAGGAGTCATGGGAGCGCGCGGTAAAAGAGGGGGACGAGGAGTCGGCACGCAAGTATGCGATGGCGTCGTCGAAGGTTGATGCGTTTATTCTTGAGTCGTCAAAGGAGCTTTTGACGGCTCTCGGGATTCCTTGGGTGCAGGCGCCGGAGGAGGGGGAGGCGCAGTCTGCGTATATGGCGGCTGCGGGGGATGTGACGTATGCGGTGTCGCAGGATTATGATTCACTGCTGTTTGGAGCGCCGAAGCTTTTGCGCAATCTGACGGTGTCAGGTAAGCGCCGCGTGAATGGAAAAATGGTGGCGGTGTATCCTGAGCAGCTGCTGTTGGATCAGGTTTTAGGCGGTCTTGAGATGACGCAGGTGGATTTGATCGCAGCCGCTCTTTTGATCGGCACTGATTATAATAGTGGGGTGAAGGGTGTTGGTCCGAAGACTGCGGTGAAGCTGGTGAAGGAAGGGAAGTTTGCGGAACGGATTTTGGAATCAGAGAATGCTGCTGAGCCGGAGGAGTTGATTCGGTACTTTCTTGAGCCGCCGGTTGAGAAGCAGTATACGATTGCAAAGAAGGCGCCGGTGCGGGAGAGGGTTGTGGAGATTCTCTGTGAACAGCACGGATTTTCTGAGGAGCGGGTGGCGGCAGGACTTGAGCGGCTCGGGTCGACGAAGGGACAGGCGACACTGGACTCATGGTTTTCCTGA
- a CDS encoding presenilin family intramembrane aspartyl protease PSH has translation MSKLSPSALVPYAGMILLMILTGLLSLLLISPVTEAGLGAFEDPNSIANPFVFLFIMLVFTALLLLLIKWKAQSIISAIIGICLALVIYYVVSSLLFSYAPTLPALPIAAVAAIVVILLLWYRPEWYVINIAGILISAGCAAIFGISLSIIPVIILLILLLVYDAISVHRTKHMLTLADGVLRQKMPIMFIVPKSRSYSYRSSGFSIHDKKEDRGAYMIGMGDMIMPSILVVSAQVYAGGAGVLSFAGIALPALGALIGGVLGLCFLLIPVNTGKPQPGLPYINAGAIVGFLICCAIAGSWAWIGF, from the coding sequence ATGAGCAAACTTTCCCCCTCTGCCCTGGTGCCGTATGCTGGTATGATCCTTCTGATGATCCTCACCGGCCTGCTGTCGCTCCTGCTGATAAGCCCTGTTACCGAGGCAGGTCTTGGAGCATTCGAGGATCCCAACTCAATTGCAAATCCGTTTGTGTTCCTGTTTATCATGCTCGTGTTCACTGCGCTCCTGCTTTTGTTGATCAAATGGAAAGCGCAGAGCATCATCAGTGCAATTATCGGCATCTGTTTAGCCCTTGTTATATATTATGTCGTCTCTTCTCTGCTGTTCAGCTATGCCCCAACCCTTCCGGCGCTGCCGATTGCAGCAGTTGCTGCGATTGTGGTGATCCTTCTTTTGTGGTACCGGCCTGAGTGGTATGTGATTAATATTGCAGGGATTTTGATCTCAGCAGGGTGTGCTGCGATTTTTGGTATCTCGCTTTCTATCATTCCGGTGATTATTCTGCTGATTCTTCTGCTGGTGTATGATGCGATCTCGGTGCACCGGACAAAGCATATGCTCACGCTCGCGGATGGTGTGCTTCGTCAAAAGATGCCGATTATGTTTATTGTTCCCAAGTCACGCAGTTACTCGTACCGCAGTTCGGGATTTTCGATTCATGATAAGAAGGAGGATCGCGGCGCTTATATGATCGGTATGGGGGATATGATCATGCCGTCGATTCTTGTTGTTTCTGCACAGGTGTATGCAGGCGGCGCAGGTGTCCTTTCCTTTGCAGGTATTGCCCTTCCGGCGCTTGGTGCTCTTATCGGCGGAGTTCTTGGTCTGTGTTTCCTTCTGATTCCGGTCAATACCGGAAAACCGCAGCCCGGTCTCCCCTATATCAATGCAGGTGCAATCGTTGGGTTTTTGATCTGTTGTGCGATTGCGGGTTCCTGGGCATGGATAGGGTTCTGA
- a CDS encoding aldolase — MNDQAVFADFTRIGKRLFTEHLVGGNFGNMSARTDDGYFITRTGSYLDADPAQIVLMPLNGRVTPGASSEWRVHTAIYNAAGTHAAIVHAHPAHAVALSLLVEDEIFTIDSEGKMLAPTIAVVDGAPGTQELADAIAGALKSSNIVIARGHGTFAAGKDLDQAYLFTSLAEHCCKILHYTKLYQK, encoded by the coding sequence ATGAATGACCAGGCAGTCTTTGCCGACTTCACCAGAATAGGAAAACGTCTCTTCACCGAACATCTCGTAGGCGGCAACTTCGGAAACATGAGTGCCAGAACGGATGACGGCTACTTCATCACCCGCACCGGCTCATACCTTGATGCAGACCCTGCCCAGATTGTTCTCATGCCGCTCAACGGCAGAGTGACGCCCGGGGCTTCCAGCGAGTGGCGGGTGCACACCGCAATCTACAATGCAGCAGGCACCCATGCGGCAATCGTTCACGCTCATCCTGCCCACGCGGTTGCCTTGTCACTTCTCGTCGAGGATGAGATTTTCACTATCGACAGCGAAGGAAAAATGCTTGCCCCCACAATCGCCGTGGTTGACGGGGCTCCTGGTACTCAGGAGCTTGCCGATGCGATCGCAGGCGCTCTGAAAAGTTCCAACATTGTCATCGCACGGGGACACGGAACTTTTGCTGCAGGAAAAGATCTTGATCAGGCATATCTTTTCACCTCACTCGCTGAGCACTGCTGCAAAATTTTGCATTACACCAAACTCTACCAAAAATAA
- the trxA gene encoding thioredoxin, whose product MTKPVLYDFFATWCGPCRIQGPIIEDIAAKMGDKVDVKKVDVDQYPDLANKYQISVVPTLVIEKDGKMVHRLEGVTDAARLESLLKPLL is encoded by the coding sequence ATGACAAAACCTGTATTATACGACTTTTTTGCAACCTGGTGCGGTCCCTGCAGAATTCAGGGTCCTATCATTGAGGATATTGCAGCAAAGATGGGCGACAAGGTTGATGTGAAAAAGGTGGATGTGGATCAGTATCCGGATCTCGCAAACAAATACCAGATCAGTGTTGTTCCGACCCTTGTCATCGAAAAGGACGGCAAGATGGTTCACCGTCTTGAGGGCGTCACTGATGCTGCCCGCCTTGAGTCGCTGTTAAAGCCGCTGCTCTGA
- a CDS encoding CBS domain-containing protein, producing MLAKDYMTKDVVTVEIPSSRDDVLRILKRTGISGVPVVKGDQLLGIVTRKDILHNAEETQVALLMSSQPLTIRPEATLAEAAQIMTDLNIRRLPVVDGNRLVGLLSVSDLVSAVAKLNDKREIRENFVSSETFAIWEETPLPVVGRIMELAKVDAMPILNSENKLTGIISERDLIRCSRIEDDVQTSDFSTGTDDDEWTWESIRDNHTISYGVSKVELPNRPVKDVMVTKVISVPNNAEISDCALKMKRGRVDQMPIIDNDMRLSGMLFDRDVIRALYKSE from the coding sequence ATGCTAGCGAAAGACTATATGACCAAGGACGTCGTGACAGTGGAGATTCCATCGAGCCGTGATGATGTTCTGCGCATTCTGAAACGTACCGGTATTTCCGGCGTGCCTGTTGTGAAAGGGGATCAGCTTCTTGGAATTGTTACCAGAAAGGATATTCTCCATAATGCGGAGGAGACCCAGGTGGCACTTCTGATGAGTTCACAGCCTCTGACCATCCGACCCGAAGCTACGCTTGCTGAGGCAGCCCAGATCATGACCGATTTAAATATCCGTCGTCTTCCGGTGGTTGACGGCAACCGCCTGGTCGGTCTGCTGAGCGTTTCTGACCTCGTGAGTGCAGTTGCAAAACTGAACGACAAGCGCGAAATTCGGGAGAATTTTGTCAGCAGTGAGACGTTTGCAATCTGGGAAGAGACCCCGCTGCCGGTTGTTGGAAGAATCATGGAGCTTGCAAAAGTTGATGCAATGCCGATTCTGAACTCTGAGAACAAGCTGACCGGTATCATCTCAGAGCGCGATCTTATCCGCTGTTCCAGAATTGAGGATGATGTGCAGACGAGCGACTTCTCCACAGGAACTGATGATGATGAGTGGACCTGGGAGAGTATCCGCGACAATCATACGATTTCGTACGGTGTTTCCAAAGTGGAGCTCCCCAACCGTCCGGTAAAGGACGTGATGGTGACGAAGGTCATCTCTGTTCCAAATAATGCGGAGATCAGCGACTGTGCACTGAAGATGAAACGCGGCCGCGTGGATCAGATGCCTATCATTGATAATGATATGCGGCTTTCAGGCATGTTGTTTGACCGTGATGTGATTAGGGCATTATACAAATCCGAATAA